Proteins from a genomic interval of Desulfovibrio piger:
- a CDS encoding XRE family transcriptional regulator: MQQFILTPTGRQEQRFLKLKVWMLEHGITFESIGKFLGISGRSVSKSLRNERMPVRHHRVLRYRLDIPVELLPRAEDVPTGPKPRTR, from the coding sequence ATGCAGCAGTTTATCTTAACCCCCACAGGCAGGCAAGAGCAGCGCTTCCTCAAGCTCAAGGTCTGGATGCTGGAGCACGGCATCACCTTTGAATCTATTGGAAAATTCCTCGGCATATCTGGCCGGTCCGTCAGCAAGAGCTTGCGTAACGAGCGCATGCCCGTGCGGCATCACCGTGTCCTGCGCTACCGGCTGGACATCCCCGTGGAGCTCCTGCCCAGGGCCGAGGATGTGCCCACCGGCCCCAAGCCCCGCACGCGCTGA
- a CDS encoding phage regulatory CII family protein, with protein MNRPPYPSLTAVVHGMVKAAPSGLDARTVADLVGKPYATLMSELSQQPGHKLGAELLLPLMDVCESDLPLVFLARQRGGAFVPLRLPDDGPVQLVTGLSVSIREFGEFAVAAAEQIADGKITAEELQEMRRLSHEAVEAIMQLVALAGDVHDRQLSPE; from the coding sequence ATGAACCGTCCTCCCTATCCCTCCCTCACGGCCGTGGTCCATGGCATGGTCAAGGCGGCCCCCTCTGGCCTGGATGCCCGCACGGTGGCGGACCTGGTGGGCAAGCCCTACGCCACCCTGATGAGCGAGCTCTCGCAGCAGCCCGGCCACAAGCTGGGCGCGGAACTGCTCCTGCCGCTCATGGACGTCTGCGAGAGCGATCTGCCGCTGGTCTTCCTGGCCAGGCAGCGCGGCGGTGCCTTCGTGCCCCTGCGCCTCCCGGATGACGGGCCGGTGCAGCTTGTCACGGGCCTGAGCGTCAGCATCCGCGAGTTCGGGGAATTCGCCGTGGCGGCGGCGGAGCAGATCGCGGACGGCAAGATCACGGCGGAAGAGCTGCAGGAGATGCGCCGCCTGAGCCACGAGGCCGTGGAGGCCATCATGCAACTGGTGGCGCTGGCGGGCGATGTCCATGACCGCCAGCTATCCCCCGAATAA